The Manihot esculenta cultivar AM560-2 chromosome 8, M.esculenta_v8, whole genome shotgun sequence genomic interval ttaaatttttttattttaaataaaattttataataaaaaatttaattaaattaaatttttataaaatttcttaTTCTAAATAGAGAGTTAAAGATCTTTAGTCGACTTTAAGAAACTTTatcagagaaaaaaaataaagttaaagaaagaaaaataagaaattaataaaataagaatataaaaatttaattttaggaggaaaaaaatattaagaggaaagtaatattttaattacttattatatgcaattaaaatagataacatataaataaaaatataactcattgagttttttatttatattcttccaattgaaaagttattttatattttccatcttcattttattttcttcttaacTTACCTTCATtccaaattagaaaaaaaaaattcttttgtttctaaattttcatttttcactTATTTTCCACCGATTCAAATAGTTTTGAAGGCCTAAAAAAGTTACTGCAGGGTCCACATAATCAATTACAACCGTTTGATTTAACTTTTCATTAAGAAACTGAAAAATCTGACGGTGGAGTTTTCTGGTCAACTCAGCGTCCAGAAAATAGTAGAATAGTCCAGAGAGACTATGCGTGGGGACAGGCTGAAAGACGAAACCAATTAATACCTTGAAGCCAAAATAGCTAAGATTTTTGAAAAGAGGGATAAGCCTGACGCAGTAAAGTGACAAGTGGATGGTGGATtccctctctctccctctcctcaACTGCCTATAAAAGGAGCAACACATGCCTTGCTCATGCATAGTTGTTTCAATAATAGCAATCGGTAGATCAATCTAAATCTCTGTTACCTGAAAATGTCTTGCTGTGGAGGAAATTGCGGTTGCGGCTCTGGCTGCAAGTGCGGCAATGGCTGCGGAGGGTAAGATCTgcacttttttctcttttcaatTCTATTCAATTGAAAATGTTAATTTTGTAGTAATTTAGTTTTGATTTGACGTATTACAGCTGCAAGATGTATCCTGACATGAGCTTCTCTGAGAAAACCACCAAGGAGACTCTGGCTCTTGGTGTAGCAACGGAGAAAGTACACTTGGCCGGATCTGAGATGAGCGTCGGAGCTGAGAATGAGGGATTCAAGTGCGGTGATAATTGCACCTGCAACCCCTGCAATTGTAAATGAGGAAGATTCGGCatagttttaaaaagaaaaatcagacACATAAGAAATAACAGAGTCTGATagttaagttatgaattttctgtttgtttatcTTGTTAAGCGTAAATAAAGTGGCCATGGTAGAAGTTTATGCAAATCTTGATACCATGTATTGGGATTTTGCAGAAACTATGGCTTCTTGTCACTCTGTTCAAGTTTATACTTTATATGTAAGTGAGGTACATGCATGCATGAATATATATGTATGGATCATATATAAGCTTTTGATATGgcttaaagaaaagaaaacttcTACTTGAAATTTTGGAATTCTTAAATTTTCATGGAAAGGTTTGGTTATATAATAGTTGATGGAAATGTTTTGGTCTACTTCGGAAAGAATAAGGagagttttttttattcttttttgtcCTCAAAGAATAAGGACAGGGTTGGGTTGATGTTTGGTGAGAGAATGAAATGAAAGGGAAAGTATTGGTGGATTTACCGTGCATGGCAAAACGAGTCGTTTTGCTAATGCTAATATGACAAATGAATTGAATTATAATTTCAAGTTTGGAATCAAATATTGGGAAAGTACatggattttttaattaaagaatcatgtaataatttaaaaagaatggtaaaatggatttaaaaaattatattaagagaTAACagtatatttgaaaaaataattaatatttttaatttttaaaaatataatacatAATTTTTCAAACGAAGTGGTTGATAAAAATTAACGgagagaaagaaaaatgaaatcaaAGTTATATTGagctttaattatttttagaatacCCTTTGCATGGTAATTATAAAGAAAGAAGaacttaaaagaataatttgagaaataaatatttatttgaagAAATGAAAGACACAGAATATtcaaaaagaaatatatttattttaaaaataaagaagtgAGAGAGAGAATTATTTAGaaagaaatttatatttaaggcaaaaactaaaa includes:
- the LOC110620601 gene encoding metallothionein-like protein type 2 → MSCCGGNCGCGSGCKCGNGCGGCKMYPDMSFSEKTTKETLALGVATEKVHLAGSEMSVGAENEGFKCGDNCTCNPCNCK